The following proteins are co-located in the Clostridiales bacterium genome:
- a CDS encoding HAMP domain-containing protein has translation MKQDANLIDFTQDNQTEINEAMIEENKKDKEETDQPAREEKQGAETVNERTAESVIEQEHGADSRLSTDADSEFEEAAEEMKAEIHLEAAEPMLQSTDKTAADLEYMDQTSEINDEKISKKIPLLSKGIRKGSGRNTKSRVKSKNENNVSALGLMIRDMKINKKLSVLVIMFIICILLVSSFSFYAINKIKINGDLYLQIISGKDLIADINPPQAYIIESYALILDIANTRNHAYVLELADKIKALEEQYEGEHEYWSENIKEADVRKAFLENSYIPATQFFDVAQKEYIPAALEGDTVKVQQLLTGKLRPNYEIHKRAIQTISALVNDDNAQKEAEAAQTIKNSVLFLILVIGFGLAGIILIGLFIGRNISRPLKELKEVADKVSLGDVDIQIKSVSKDEIGDLMTSFEKMVDNIKIQAAAGEQIANGDLSVTIEPRSEKDVLAHSMRSIVENLRALVNETQTLTEAAADGDLNTRGNADAFEGGFKEIIEGVNSTLDGIVNPLNTALDYIEKIANGEQLEELENNYKGQYAQLIGHLMMVRESLGLLTTETEKLTQAAFNGDFSYQPEIELHKGVYAEIMSSIDGSLANIIRPLRICGDYMKQIGNGEIPEKIQEEYKGEFSDIMGSINACIDGLGGLIEGRDILVHMSKNDYTKQVTGSYLGIYAEIAEAINSVSDTVRNVIRVVNNISNGELSDLDDLKAIGRRSENDTLMPSIIRLIENIQYVIKEALLLTTAVTEGKLDTKTDSELFQGAWKNLVDGMNSILIEVSKPLRDVSEVMERISGGDLQAVIQGSYQGEFDQLSKAVDKTAGMLNDIIGEMTEVIGSIASGNLAQEKVRDYAGDFANISGSLNVIIDSFNLILGDIYTSAEQVSSGSRQVSNGSQALSQGSTEQASSIEELKASIEDLAAQTKQNAMNANQANELASVAKVSAEKGNGQMGDMLKSMEDINVSSTNISKIIKVIDDIAFQTNILALNAAVEAARAGQHGKGFAVVAEEVRNLAARSAEAARSTSDLIGGSINNVEKGIKLANNTATALNEIVREIEKAATLVEGIAQASNEQATGISQINKGIEQVSNVVQNNSATAEESAAASEELSGQAELLKEMVGRFSLRNDLLKSPDRQMHLESGSSRF, from the coding sequence TTACGCAAGACAATCAAACTGAGATCAACGAAGCAATGATTGAGGAGAATAAAAAAGACAAGGAGGAAACGGATCAGCCTGCCCGTGAGGAGAAGCAGGGGGCTGAGACTGTCAATGAGAGGACGGCTGAGTCTGTTATCGAGCAGGAGCATGGCGCGGATAGCAGGCTGTCAACTGATGCTGATTCAGAATTCGAAGAGGCTGCGGAGGAAATGAAAGCGGAAATACACCTTGAGGCAGCAGAACCGATGCTCCAGAGCACAGACAAAACTGCTGCTGACCTGGAATATATGGATCAGACAAGTGAAATAAATGATGAAAAAATCAGTAAAAAAATTCCATTGCTCTCGAAAGGAATTCGAAAAGGTTCGGGACGAAATACGAAGTCTCGTGTAAAGAGCAAAAATGAAAACAATGTATCTGCGTTGGGGTTAATGATTAGGGATATGAAAATTAACAAAAAACTGTCAGTGCTTGTAATTATGTTTATTATCTGTATTCTGCTTGTAAGCTCATTCAGCTTTTACGCGATCAATAAGATAAAAATAAATGGAGATTTATATCTGCAGATTATTTCTGGAAAAGATCTGATAGCAGATATCAATCCACCTCAGGCATATATTATCGAATCTTACGCTTTGATCCTAGACATTGCGAATACTCGAAACCATGCTTATGTTCTTGAACTTGCCGATAAGATCAAAGCGCTGGAAGAACAATATGAGGGAGAACATGAATATTGGTCAGAGAACATAAAGGAAGCTGATGTCAGAAAGGCTTTCTTAGAAAACTCGTATATACCTGCTACACAATTCTTTGACGTTGCGCAAAAGGAATATATCCCTGCAGCACTTGAGGGTGATACCGTAAAAGTTCAGCAGCTGTTAACAGGTAAATTACGACCAAATTACGAGATACATAAAAGAGCAATCCAAACAATCAGCGCACTTGTAAATGATGATAATGCACAAAAGGAAGCAGAAGCAGCCCAAACAATTAAGAATAGTGTGCTGTTCTTAATATTGGTAATCGGCTTTGGGCTTGCAGGTATTATATTGATCGGGCTGTTCATCGGCAGAAATATCAGCAGACCTCTAAAAGAGTTAAAAGAGGTGGCAGATAAGGTTTCCTTGGGAGATGTTGATATCCAAATCAAATCCGTTTCAAAGGATGAAATTGGCGACTTGATGACATCTTTTGAAAAAATGGTGGATAACATCAAAATACAGGCAGCTGCCGGCGAGCAAATCGCCAACGGAGATTTATCTGTGACAATTGAGCCAAGATCAGAAAAGGATGTCCTGGCGCACAGCATGCGTTCCATAGTAGAGAACCTGAGGGCGCTGGTGAATGAAACCCAGACTTTGACAGAGGCAGCAGCAGATGGTGATCTCAATACGAGAGGAAATGCAGATGCTTTTGAAGGAGGGTTCAAAGAAATCATCGAAGGAGTCAACAGTACCCTTGATGGTATTGTAAATCCTTTGAATACGGCTCTTGACTACATTGAAAAAATTGCCAATGGTGAACAACTCGAGGAACTGGAAAACAATTATAAAGGCCAGTATGCACAATTGATCGGTCATCTGATGATGGTTCGAGAATCCTTGGGCTTGCTCACCACAGAGACGGAAAAACTGACCCAGGCTGCGTTTAACGGAGATTTCTCCTATCAGCCGGAGATTGAACTGCACAAGGGTGTTTATGCAGAGATCATGAGCAGTATTGACGGCTCTCTTGCCAATATCATCAGACCTCTGCGAATCTGCGGAGACTATATGAAGCAGATCGGAAACGGAGAAATACCGGAAAAAATCCAGGAGGAATACAAGGGTGAGTTTAGCGACATCATGGGCAGCATCAATGCTTGTATCGATGGTCTGGGAGGACTCATTGAAGGCAGAGATATTCTCGTTCATATGAGTAAAAATGACTATACAAAGCAGGTTACAGGATCGTACCTTGGCATCTATGCAGAAATTGCAGAAGCCATCAACTCTGTATCCGACACCGTGAGAAATGTTATCCGGGTCGTGAATAATATCTCCAACGGTGAGTTAAGCGACTTGGATGATCTAAAAGCAATCGGAAGAAGAAGTGAAAATGATACGCTGATGCCATCAATCATTCGGCTGATTGAAAATATTCAGTATGTTATCAAGGAAGCCTTGTTGCTGACGACAGCGGTCACAGAAGGAAAGCTTGATACGAAAACTGACTCGGAATTGTTCCAGGGTGCGTGGAAGAATCTCGTAGATGGCATGAACAGCATTCTCATAGAGGTATCCAAGCCGCTTAGAGATGTTTCAGAGGTTATGGAGCGAATTTCCGGCGGGGATCTGCAGGCGGTGATACAGGGCAGCTATCAGGGCGAGTTTGACCAGCTATCCAAAGCGGTGGATAAAACTGCAGGAATGCTTAATGATATCATAGGAGAAATGACCGAGGTAATCGGAAGCATAGCAAGCGGAAATCTGGCCCAGGAAAAAGTTAGAGATTACGCTGGAGACTTTGCAAATATCTCTGGCTCTCTGAATGTAATTATTGATTCCTTCAACCTGATTTTGGGAGATATTTACACTTCGGCAGAGCAGGTATCCTCTGGTTCAAGGCAGGTATCAAACGGCAGTCAGGCACTGTCTCAGGGTTCCACTGAGCAGGCTAGCTCCATCGAGGAATTAAAAGCATCCATTGAGGATCTTGCGGCACAGACGAAGCAGAATGCCATGAATGCAAATCAGGCAAATGAACTTGCTTCGGTGGCCAAGGTCAGCGCGGAAAAGGGAAATGGTCAGATGGGTGATATGTTGAAATCGATGGAAGATATCAATGTTTCCTCTACAAATATTTCCAAGATTATCAAGGTTATTGATGATATCGCGTTCCAGACTAACATTCTTGCATTAAATGCGGCGGTGGAAGCTGCAAGAGCAGGACAGCATGGTAAAGGCTTCGCGGTAGTAGCAGAAGAAGTTAGAAATCTTGCTGCAAGAAGTGCCGAAGCGGCCAGAAGTACTTCTGACTTGATCGGTGGTTCCATCAATAATGTGGAAAAAGGAATCAAGCTTGCGAATAATACTGCGACCGCCTTGAACGAGATTGTCAGAGAGATAGAAAAAGCTGCAACCCTTGTTGAGGGTATCGCTCAGGCGTCGAACGAACAGGCTACGGGCATTTCCCAAATCAATAAGGGGATCGAGCAGGTATCCAATGTTGTACAAAATAACTCTGCTACAGCAGAAGAAAGTGCGGCAGCAAGTGAAGAACTGTCAGGACAGGCAGAGCTGCTGAAGGAGATGGTTGGAAGGTTCAGCCTTCGAAACGATCTGCTGAAGTCACCAGACAGGCAGATGCATCTGGAAAGCGGTTCCAGCCGTTTCTAA
- a CDS encoding YitT family protein — protein sequence MKRRLKPAKHHLRKKQKRLDRNFFKICRKLLSITVGAALASIGLEIFLIPNNIIDGGVVGISIMASYLSGLPVGLFLLVLNLPFLFLGYRQIGKTFALFTLYAVICLSAGVSLLHVFHGMTDDDILAALFGGVILGMGVGLIIRNGGSLDGTEIVAIIFDRRTSFSVGEIVMFFNLFILSSAGVVFGWENAMYSLLAYYVAFKTIDVTIEGLNSTKGVFIVSEHYIAISDAIKARLGREYTIIKSNDDKNYTYTIFVMITRLEIAKLKLIVSSFDKDAMIAISSVEIEGKRFRKKAIH from the coding sequence ATGAAAAGAAGACTAAAACCTGCTAAACATCATTTACGAAAAAAACAGAAACGACTTGATCGAAATTTTTTTAAGATCTGCAGGAAGTTATTATCGATTACCGTAGGTGCTGCACTGGCTTCCATAGGGCTTGAAATCTTTTTAATTCCAAATAATATTATTGACGGCGGCGTTGTCGGAATCTCTATCATGGCTTCCTATTTGAGCGGTCTTCCTGTTGGCCTTTTTTTGCTGGTGTTGAATCTGCCCTTTCTGTTTTTGGGCTACCGTCAGATCGGCAAGACTTTTGCCTTGTTTACTCTATATGCGGTTATTTGTCTTTCTGCAGGAGTCTCTCTGCTCCATGTCTTCCATGGCATGACAGATGATGATATCCTGGCTGCGCTTTTTGGAGGTGTGATTCTAGGCATGGGCGTCGGTCTGATTATCCGAAATGGGGGTTCACTCGATGGCACGGAAATTGTTGCAATCATCTTTGACCGCAGAACATCCTTTTCTGTCGGTGAAATCGTAATGTTTTTCAACCTTTTCATCCTAAGCAGCGCAGGTGTCGTCTTTGGCTGGGAAAATGCAATGTATTCTCTTCTGGCCTATTATGTGGCATTCAAAACCATTGACGTTACCATAGAAGGTTTGAATTCTACAAAGGGTGTATTCATTGTTTCAGAACACTATATTGCTATTTCAGATGCGATAAAAGCCCGTCTGGGTCGAGAATACACAATTATTAAAAGTAACGATGACAAAAACTATACCTATACGATTTTCGTCATGATAACGAGGCTGGAAATCGCCAAGCTGAAATTAATTGTATCCAGTTTTGACAAGGATGCCATGATTGCCATTTCCAGTGTTGAAATCGAAGGAAAGCGTTTCCGAAAAAAGGCCATCCATTAA
- a CDS encoding DUF2512 family protein has translation MKNAVSLLIKFIYTMVAAWIAFSIFGTIAVYTLISIGVVATLLSFAIGDMWVLSRFGNLAASLINGVISGATAYIALLFFPVTYAYWTPILVFAAVVAAVEYFYHMYLVKSHIVEKKKSGGEIFRPTNFNFKTETADELHPHIGRDHPDKGIYNENNSSDYKNNTNRL, from the coding sequence ATGAAAAATGCAGTTTCTTTACTCATCAAATTTATCTATACCATGGTCGCAGCTTGGATTGCTTTTTCAATATTTGGAACCATTGCGGTCTATACGCTTATTTCCATCGGGGTTGTCGCAACGCTTCTCAGTTTTGCAATAGGAGATATGTGGGTACTTTCTCGATTCGGCAATTTAGCAGCATCTTTGATCAATGGGGTTATTTCGGGTGCAACGGCATACATTGCACTATTATTTTTCCCTGTGACTTACGCTTATTGGACACCGATTTTAGTGTTTGCGGCCGTCGTCGCAGCGGTGGAATATTTTTATCACATGTACCTTGTAAAATCCCACATTGTTGAAAAGAAAAAATCCGGCGGAGAAATCTTCAGACCAACGAATTTTAACTTTAAGACTGAAACAGCAGATGAACTCCATCCTCATATCGGAAGAGATCATCCGGATAAAGGGATTTACAACGAGAACAACAGCAGCGATTATAAAAATAACACAAATCGACTATAG
- the xth gene encoding exodeoxyribonuclease III, whose amino-acid sequence MKLITWNVNGLRACLGKGFLDFCKEQNPDCICIQETKMQEGQVEIILEGYEQYWNSAEKKGYSGTAIFSKEKPISINYDINAEGHDKEGRAVTLEFPEFYLITVYTPNSQEKLARLDYRMEWEDAFRSYVTELDEKKPVIICGDLNVAHQEIDLKNPAANRKNAGFSDEERAKMTELLDSGFTDTFRHLYPDATGIYTWWSYRFNARANNAGWRIDYFLASDRIKDKIKDVVIFDQVFGSDHCPVMLDIEL is encoded by the coding sequence ATGAAGTTGATTACTTGGAATGTAAACGGATTAAGAGCCTGCCTCGGCAAAGGGTTTTTGGATTTTTGTAAAGAACAGAATCCTGATTGTATCTGCATTCAGGAGACTAAGATGCAGGAAGGCCAAGTCGAAATCATACTGGAGGGTTACGAACAGTATTGGAATAGTGCAGAAAAGAAAGGTTACTCGGGCACAGCGATTTTTAGTAAAGAAAAACCGATCAGTATCAATTATGATATCAATGCAGAGGGACATGATAAGGAAGGCCGGGCGGTCACATTGGAATTTCCCGAATTTTATCTAATTACAGTATACACGCCCAATTCCCAGGAAAAGCTGGCAAGATTGGATTATCGTATGGAATGGGAGGATGCATTTAGAAGCTACGTGACAGAACTGGACGAGAAAAAGCCGGTGATTATTTGTGGAGATCTGAACGTGGCACATCAAGAGATAGACCTAAAGAATCCTGCTGCTAACCGAAAAAATGCGGGCTTTTCCGATGAGGAACGGGCAAAAATGACAGAGCTGCTTGATTCGGGCTTTACCGACACCTTCCGTCATCTCTATCCGGATGCAACAGGCATCTATACATGGTGGTCCTATCGCTTCAATGCAAGAGCCAACAATGCCGGGTGGCGGATTGACTACTTCCTGGCATCCGACAGGATCAAGGATAAAATTAAGGATGTCGTAATCTTTGATCAGGTTTTCGGCAGTGATCATTGTCCTGTCATGCTTGACATTGAACTATAG
- a CDS encoding S-layer homology domain-containing protein: MKKLIGIMLAFSLVLGSASPAFAAEMNSTGLEKAINQVKNVVTIPSDFKDFQYSSNQYEENGKTITVWYLNWNKSDYSGGISATVENNGYLINYNKYVDKTNEGLGTVTKEAAQKTAAAFLAKVRPDIAPQMRVAKDNDYSSTDRHSLRYNLYKNDAVVAYVEASVEVDKYNGEVIGYNFQGSGEDLSKLPAASDIISLEEAQKAYLEKIKVPLNYYSNYDYNKKLLTVFAAYAGSGENSKVIDAKTGEAVKVYNDFRFYKDAGGYGMAKTESAANVNQLTKEEMVAVDSLAGLISKEKAESILRESIPGITSSMKVTNSSLSKSYNEADKYLWEIGFDGAYGVVNAKTGEMTSFYLYDENSSKGNSALTEAKAKEKAEAFMKKVAAEKFAQSRFYETPNYVLYRSMDNVTDYSFNYYRQANGIDFVGNGFTVIVNKASGMITHYDLSWFDNVTFPSIDKVITSEAAFDAFNKDGQLGLVYRKVNDGEPALVYDFVKSTGNFLIDPVTGAKLGWDGKPYKDASVPAYSDIQGHWAEATIEKLLDNGYYLTGEKFNPNEKITQLNFLRFLYAPIQAYYDEDGFYKMLINDKIIKENEKAPNAALTRQNAAKFAVRFLGQGKTAEHPEIFINPFRDSVSDAYKGYAAISYGFGIMKGDKNGRFNGANQVTNAEAATIIYNALQVK; this comes from the coding sequence GTGAAAAAATTAATCGGTATCATGCTGGCATTCAGCTTAGTCTTGGGTTCTGCCAGTCCTGCGTTTGCAGCCGAGATGAACAGTACAGGCCTGGAAAAGGCCATCAATCAGGTAAAGAATGTTGTCACTATACCCAGTGATTTCAAAGACTTTCAGTATTCATCGAATCAGTATGAGGAAAATGGAAAGACGATAACAGTCTGGTATTTGAACTGGAACAAAAGTGACTATAGCGGAGGAATTTCTGCCACCGTCGAAAATAACGGTTATCTGATCAATTATAATAAGTATGTAGATAAGACCAATGAGGGGTTGGGGACTGTAACCAAAGAGGCTGCACAAAAAACTGCTGCAGCATTTCTTGCCAAAGTGAGACCTGACATTGCTCCGCAAATGCGCGTTGCTAAGGATAATGATTATTCCAGTACCGACAGACATTCTTTGCGTTACAATCTATACAAAAATGATGCAGTCGTTGCGTATGTTGAAGCAAGCGTGGAAGTGGATAAGTATAACGGAGAAGTCATCGGGTATAACTTCCAGGGTTCTGGAGAAGACCTGTCAAAGCTTCCGGCCGCCAGCGACATCATCAGTCTGGAAGAAGCCCAGAAAGCTTATCTGGAAAAAATTAAGGTTCCGCTTAACTATTATTCCAATTACGATTACAATAAAAAGTTGCTCACCGTATTTGCAGCTTATGCAGGTTCCGGAGAGAACAGCAAGGTCATTGATGCTAAAACAGGCGAAGCGGTAAAGGTCTACAACGATTTTCGTTTCTACAAAGATGCAGGCGGATACGGAATGGCAAAGACAGAGTCAGCAGCCAACGTCAACCAGCTGACGAAGGAAGAGATGGTCGCAGTGGATAGCTTGGCGGGCTTGATTTCTAAGGAAAAAGCAGAAAGTATTCTCAGAGAGTCGATTCCCGGAATCACAAGCAGCATGAAGGTAACCAATTCTTCCCTGTCCAAAAGCTATAACGAAGCGGACAAATATCTTTGGGAAATCGGTTTCGATGGCGCTTACGGAGTCGTAAATGCCAAGACGGGAGAAATGACCTCTTTTTATCTGTACGATGAAAACAGCTCCAAGGGGAATTCTGCATTGACAGAAGCAAAAGCGAAAGAAAAAGCAGAAGCCTTCATGAAGAAAGTGGCAGCAGAGAAGTTTGCACAATCAAGATTTTACGAAACCCCCAATTATGTTCTCTATAGATCGATGGATAACGTCACGGATTACAGCTTCAATTACTATAGACAGGCGAACGGCATTGATTTTGTTGGGAATGGTTTTACCGTCATCGTTAACAAGGCGAGCGGCATGATCACACACTATGACTTAAGCTGGTTCGACAACGTAACATTCCCAAGCATTGATAAGGTCATCACCAGTGAAGCAGCTTTTGATGCATTTAATAAGGATGGCCAGCTGGGACTGGTTTACCGAAAGGTAAATGATGGAGAGCCTGCTCTGGTTTATGACTTTGTTAAATCCACGGGAAATTTCTTAATTGATCCTGTGACAGGTGCGAAATTGGGATGGGACGGAAAGCCTTATAAAGATGCTTCTGTGCCAGCTTACTCAGATATTCAGGGACATTGGGCTGAAGCAACCATCGAAAAACTGCTTGACAACGGGTACTATCTCACAGGGGAGAAGTTCAATCCAAACGAAAAAATAACACAATTGAACTTTTTGAGATTTTTATATGCACCGATTCAGGCATATTATGATGAAGATGGTTTTTACAAAATGCTGATCAATGATAAGATTATCAAGGAGAACGAAAAAGCTCCAAATGCAGCTTTGACCAGACAGAATGCAGCTAAGTTCGCTGTTCGTTTTCTTGGCCAGGGCAAGACTGCGGAGCATCCTGAAATCTTTATAAATCCATTCAGAGACAGCGTATCTGATGCTTATAAAGGATATGCGGCAATCAGCTATGGCTTTGGGATTATGAAGGGGGATAAGAACGGACGATTCAATGGAGCAAATCAGGTGACCAACGCAGAAGCCGCGACGATCATCTACAATGCACTTCAGGTAAAGTAA